A window of the Cicer arietinum cultivar CDC Frontier isolate Library 1 chromosome 6, Cicar.CDCFrontier_v2.0, whole genome shotgun sequence genome harbors these coding sequences:
- the LOC101502166 gene encoding uncharacterized protein, whose amino-acid sequence MDDPPLQKIAISGPTLASLIHRFSTSPSSIDGLLFGHVTSVTPLNLSDDSSDDNSPTLLATITGFLTSSSFHDTSGSINTASLRRLIPNSTSLIGWFSGRRRTPLRPSLREFNTTSSLSSLSQFSSTIKPSSNSFNFKNFNPCLFLLLASPISDQTSHIHTHDYRAYQFISGTHSFKPVSLDIINIGPAFRGHYGSFSPNSPFPVLDCQLGHSPMIRDDEDEPLSKMKQAAKDQKELDGCAEEFEVGRLSRLMGSEAKSYTQGLEDMYLRMLLKIENLTSLVEKSSAKVLEQENHNRKLKHKILRSSASE is encoded by the exons ATGGACGACCCGCCGTTACAAAAAATAGCGATCTCCGGTCCAACACTAGCCTCTCTAATCCACCGTTTCTCCACTTCCCCTTCCTCAATCGATGGCCTCCTCTTCGGCCACGTCACCTCCGTAACCCCACTCAACCTCTCTGACGACTCATCCGACGACAATTCCCCAACCCTCCTCGCCACCATTACCGGTTTCCTCACCTCCTCTTCTTTCCACGACACCTCCGGCTCAATCAACACCGCCTCACTCCGTCGTCTAATCCCTAACTCCACTTCCCTCATCGGTTGGTTCTCCGGTCGCCGCCGTACTCCCCTCCGTCCCTCACTCCGCGAATTTAACACCACTTCCTCTCTCTCATCTCTCTCCCAATTCTCTTCCACAATTAAACCCTCTTCAAACTCcttcaatttcaaaaatttcaaccCTTGTTTGTTCCTTCTTCTCGCTTCACCCATTTCAGATCAAACCTCTCACATTCACACTCACGATTACCGAGCTTACCAGTTCATAAGTGGGACCCATTCATTCAAACCGGTTTCACTCGATATTATCAACATCGGTCCCGCTTTTCGCGGACATTATGGATCATTCAGCCCTAATTCCCCATTTCCTGTCCTGGATTGCCAACTCGGTCACTCTCCGATGATCCGTGACGACGAGGACGAGCCTTTGAGTAAGATGAAGCAGGCTGCTAAAGATCAGAAAGAGTTGGATGGTTGTGCTGAAGAGTTTGAGGTTGGGAGGTTGAGTAGGTTGATGGGTTCTGAGGCTAAGAGTTATACTCAGGGTTTGGAGGATATGTACCTTAGAATGCTTCTCAAGATTGAGAATTTGACTAGCTTGGTTGAGAAGAGTTCAGCTAAGGTTCTTGAGCAG GAAAATCATAATAGGAAATTGAAACACAAAATTTTGAGATCTTCTGCCTCAGAATAA
- the LOC101501410 gene encoding uncharacterized protein, giving the protein MKQVVGMVVSNKMQKSVVVAVDRLFHHKVFNRYVKRTSKFMAHDENNLCNIGDRVRLDSSRPLSKRKHWTVAEILKKARIYVPPSAPVSQKVSSSSVSPTTTS; this is encoded by the exons ATGAAGCAAGTAGTAGGAATGGTGGTTTCCAATAAAATGCAGAAATCTGTTGTGGTAGCAGTTGATAGATTATTCCACCACAAAGTGTTCAACCGATATGTCAAGCGTACCTCTAAGTTTATGGCTCATGACGAGAACAATCTTTGTAACATCGGTGACCGA GTTCGGCTGGATTCTTCTAGGCCTTTGAGCAAGCGTAAACATTGGACGGTTGCTGAAATTCTCAAGAAAGCACGCATATATGTTCCACCCTCTGCACCGGTATCTCAAAAAGTGAGCTCCAGCTCTGTATCACCTACAACTACATCATGA